The Candidatus Dormiibacterota bacterium genome segment ATCTCCATCGACTGAAGGTCGCAAGCAAATGCGTGTAGATCGTCGCCGTCAGCGGATGGTAAAGTAGTCTGCCATGTTCAGTGACAGCGATGACGACGATGAGGCTGGTCATATCGGCCCTGATGCCCTGACAGACGATGTCGTGCTCGACACCGAAGCTGAGGTGGCTTGTCCCCACTGCGGTGAGAAAGTCGTGATCGGCCTGGACCCTGGCGGCGGTACGACGCAGGAGTACGTCGAGGATTGCCAGGTGTGCTGCCGTCCGTGGCGGGTCCGGGTGAGCTACGACGAGACTGGAGCTGCGGCCGTTTGGGTTGAAGAGGCGCAGTGACCTACCTTCTCCCACATCTCCTGGTCGCTCGGATGAGTGTACACGGTTCCGGGCAACTCCGACGATACGGAAAAGGGCCGGCGGTGCCACCGGCCCCATCTGTAAAGCCTCAAGAAAAGCGATCGTGAGCTATTAGCAGGGTGTCGACGTGCACCCGTTGGGTCCCCCCAGCGTGCAATTCGATGCAATCAGTGAATCGTGGCAGTGCGTGTTGGGCACAAACCTGCACTTCCTGAACTCGCAACTCTGCGCATGCAGGGAAGGTGCCGCGAGTTCCGAGAGCGACGACAGGTAGGGGCTGTTCTTCCCTGGCGACGGCCCGACCAGGGACGAAAGGGAACTGACTACGAACACGATCACAAGGAACCGGAGAGTGTAGCGAACCGACTTGGACATGTTGGTTCTCCTCTCTCGGCGTTGGATGCAGGCGCTGGGCATGCCGAGTACGGCTCAGCGCCTCCGGTGGCACCACCGGCAACCCGGGCATCCGGTTCCCGGCCCAGCAAGGCGGGAAGATGTGGTGTCTTTCAAGTACCTCCGACCGGGACGGCGTGCAATAGGGTCCGCACTCTAAGTGATCGAGTGCGAACACCTAATGTGAACAGGACAGATTACGGAGCTTGCTGAACAGTTCCTCGTCGCTGGGGTGCGTGTATTGCGCCCGAACCCTCCTCCTCTATCCGCCTCACCGTCAGACGGTTGCAGTTGCGTCTCATCTCATGAGAGCGAAATGAAGATGAGACTTTGCCGATAAGCCGGCCTCTCCCCCGCTCATCGCACCTTCGACCTGTCTCAAGGTGGGGTCCACCTACCGTAAGTGGCCACATCGCCCTGAGCC includes the following:
- a CDS encoding CPXCG motif-containing cysteine-rich protein, translating into MFSDSDDDDEAGHIGPDALTDDVVLDTEAEVACPHCGEKVVIGLDPGGGTTQEYVEDCQVCCRPWRVRVSYDETGAAAVWVEEAQ